One Vicia villosa cultivar HV-30 ecotype Madison, WI linkage group LG5, Vvil1.0, whole genome shotgun sequence genomic window, aacaaagccagactggtggctcagggttatagtcagcaagaagggattgattatacagaaacctttatggggggttctagaaggtctcatggggtcattcgtagcctccgagactctttgtctcttcggattttaaaacgactcattttatccatgaggttcgaatttttggggtaggttctcggagagatcagccaagtatccagtccagccctcaacaaagtcaagcctcgttttggacctttccgaacactcaacccactccgagtggagttatcagtgagattcgtaggAGATTCGTACTCCCCTAGTGACCTCAAGGTTAACTCCCACATTTAAGGTTTAACTGACATAAAATAGAGCAAAATATACAATAATAAAGCAGATATTTTCAGGCAGacaaacaaacataaaacaaataaacaaataaataatttaatgtacattaaaagatgaacctcccccaaaccctaaatgtggcaatttgccaaccctaaaatgcgccacaaaccctaaaccacaaaccacgaaccataaacctaaacccactcaagccttaggagcataataattcactaaaagtgcgtccccagcagagtcgccagctgtagcaacctgcctaaaaattatacttagagagtcgccacctattctgaagggcgaataggaaaccctacacagataagagattgagggtaagttattataatcaggctgagggaaggtatgaggcaccctcagccctttcctaaaggctaacaatcaaagattagggttgcatggcagaaaattagggagaaatgtggcaaacagaattttaagacatgattgagattttgaagagggggactcgccttgttgccaagtgcctacgtacctccttagggaggatcagagtctacgtagttcgggaagagttgtacgccatttagagttggaatttgatttgatatggttttttagaggctttttggtcagcctatcgcagtttgggtttgtaattgtagtttgaatggaattttagaattattaggatttagggcgtacaaccctgatttggcactattaaccgcgataatcgattgattcaattaccatagttaaaagatttgaaatttgcatcactaccaattttaatcgattgattcgattatcactaataatgaattaaggtatattttaataatttttatggagttttatatgcattgttacccctcgcaatcgattgattcgattaaaaagaataacaagttAAATCGAGGGAaaaacggttaatcatcacaactaataaaatagttgcaaccatttaaccaaataatagaaatcatattttatttaattaaataacattttaattaaaaatattgttaaccatagcgattaatcgatttaatcggcacgaataacaaattagaaATTTTCTATAATcatcacataataatttatttataaaaataagatattattattaataaacatattaaaagaatttaattaaaacaattaagttaattaaaattaaattagtttattagggttttgattcagtGTGGTTGTTAATAGGGTGTATGGTATAAGGAGCTAAATCTGGGTGGTTAGATCTGAATGACGACTGGATGAAGGGTCCAGATCTGAGGGCACATGGAAAACTACAAGCACGCAGACACATAGGATCTAGGATGAAAATCTGGAAAAATAATATGCAGGAGCGAGGGTTCGAACCCCCACCCCTACGCTCACACAAACGATTCGCTACCAGCCCAGCTGTATTGCACGCGTGTTTAACAATCCTTCtcattcaaatatatataaaacgCCAAAATTAAAAGGAATCAGCGCGCGAATTTTCAAACCAACGAACCAGGATGTGACAACACATCATCTTCCCCAAAGAACCTGCACTTATCTGAAAATTAGCTATGAAATAGCTACGGTTTTTCTGTAGCAAATCAGGACCTACGAAAATAGCGATTCGCACATGCACAAATATAAATGAGGCGCGACCTATCAGGATTGTTCGTCTCCCCCACGCGAATTTAACCACGCCCTTGATTCGTCCTAATTTAAACCCTAAAGAAAACCCCCAAAACGAAACCCTAGGACCTTgctcggcctccaatggccgattGCACTATGATGCCCCaaaacacaattaattaacccAGAAACGTTCACAGCAATGATACAAACCCAAACATACGATCAAAACATCATGAACATGCACATATTATGCTAATCGATccagtttttgaaactacatacCTTGGCTATTATGGAggaattctgggggtgttgttgCAGTGTAGCGATCCAGACACGTCCCAAATCTCCTGAGGAAACTTTTGAAACCTTTAAATCTCGTTGAAAGCCTCCAATTCCCCAAAACCGAATCCAAgctctttaatgatttttttgttcttgcaagtatgcctctctctcaatttttcgTCCCAACCCTTGTGCCTtgtgtttagtacttataggagaTGCAATTTAGGTcaaaaaaagaatcaaaaaggcctttgaatcaaatctttccattgttgagaaaatttgatttttcttgaataaaaatctttctattttggtcaTGATTTGCATTTGGTCTTTCCATATTGATTATGCACGAAATTAACAATATATTTTGCcatggagcgtgttgtaacgccctttgagatgtcccctattatgttgtcgattggatgatcttttacgtttgtccaggccttaggaagttgttcgttgtttgagatgctttctttttcaacattatcatgagactcatctttctcttgcttagcatcttcctttgcaacactttcactttcgtcttccttatctttgacaatatctttagtagatgggcctgcactatcaaaagatatacctttctcgacacattttgcataagattcatcaaagggcACATGAACTAACTCTTCAACTAtaagtaaccttttgttgtaaatcctatatgctttactagattgagagtaaccaagaaagatgccttcgtcagctttagcatcgaatttcccaATGTTATCCTTACCGTTATTTAACACAAAACATTTGCAACCGAATAcgtggagatgtgacacatttggttttctaccctttaataattcatatggtgttttgtttagtataggacgtattagtatcctattcaaaacataacatgcggtgctaatagcatcagcccagaaatatttaggtagactaacctcattgagcattgttcttgccaattcctctagaacacgatttttacgttcaaccactccgttttgttgtggtgttctaggaactgaaaagttatgttcaattccatgtttatcacagtatttttcaaacagatagttttcaaattctccaccgtgatcgctacggattgcaactattttagtgttcattttgttttgacataaccttgcaaattgagtaaaagctggaaaagtttgatccttactaggtaggaagttgtccaacaaaatctagagtaatcatcaacaatgacaaaaccatagatgtttccacctatgcttttagtccttgaagggccaaagagatccatgtgaagaagCTCAGGGGGACGTGATATTGAAACCACATTTTTTGATTGAAAAGAAGTTTTCGTTTGcttccccttttgacatgcatcacatagatgatcctttgaaaactttatttttggtaaaccgattactaagtcttttgtgacaaccttattaagtaagtcaaaatttatgtgggcaaggcgtctatgccaaagccatgagtcttcgcgtAGAGCAATGAGACACTTGGCACTTGACTTAGATACTTCGTCCAAGTTcagcatatagatgttgtttactcttatgccattaaacataatgtctcttttcttagtatgttctattgtgcagccagaatttgtaaaggttactttgaagtctttgtcgcacaattgactaatacttaagagattatgtttaagaccttctactagtaacacatcagttatagttgtggtagaagggttacctacacttcctttaccaagtatagctcccttATTGTTGTATCCATAGGTGacatatccctttttctttgcgtggaactcaacaaaaagtgatatgtctcccgtcatgtgtcttgaacatccgctatcaaggaaccacaacctttcggcaatgttaagacacttttcctgcaaaattaatttagagtggaaggtccccaactttcattgggtccttggtagtgagtacataaattgttgcacttaggcagccattgaaatactcctttaggaactaaaatcctccttaatttgcatttttcaatggtatgaccctttttgcaacaatagtgacaagtaatatgatgttttgctagttgattctcttggtacaaaagtgtatttactatataaaggagtatacgatcttttgaacttatttggatcaaccgcaaaagtcacttttggttatagagccttatctaatttggcctttagatctcttacttctttttgccaaatatgacatgtctcacaaccaaaccatgatgtatgatcttcctcaattttatccttttgaatatctagcatagattgttttaaagcttccatatccttttcggttttctcaacttttgattcaagatatgaaaaaaatttcttatttgaggccaaaagtttgaaagcttcaatttcatctctatgtagttcttcaaaagctaattttaattgagaatgagataccttatttACAAGTtcgggtttaagatgacttacacgtttctttttcttatgttgatgagccataagacataagtttgctgattcttcttcatcgcttgatgagtcttcactagatgaatcactttcccatgctatataggctcttctaggcttgttgtaacttttgctttgattcttctctttctccttcttaaggtatagacaatccggtttgtaatgaccaactttaccacaattgaaacaaggacctttggattttcctttgttattctcatcttgtttgtacttgttgaattgcttcctatagttgatcaagcttttgtcggagtgttttgctccatttttctttatgtatttgttgtaccttcgcacaaacagtcccatttcctcatcatccgagtcttcctcatcactagtatcactatcctcttgctcttgctttgaggtcttggagcttgaagcctttagagctattgagtTCTTCTCTACCTCCTTCTCaatgttcttatctttctttgcccttttctcatgcatgtcaaggcatttaagatgttgctcatgttcttcaagtttaccaaagagagtggtgatgtctaaggtatttagatcatttgcttcctttatggctgtaaccttgggttgacattccctgtttaaacatcttaagatttttttAGTAGCaattgcattggaaacaggtctatcaagagaatttaaacgatttttaagatgcacgaatctcttttgcatgttttcgatggattcaccatcttccatgtgaaagagttcgaactcttgagttaacgtattgattctagctagtttgacatcatccgtgccctcatgggcaacttgcaatgtgtcccacatagctttagcggatctacaatggcaaacacgatagtattcatcaactcctagagctgatattagaatgtttctcgctttccaatcgtatccatatctcttttcatcttcagcatcccaagtattttctggtttagggacaacagcaccagctgcatttgtcatggtaatttgaaagggaccattaacaattgctgtccaaatgttcctatcaattgcatttatatgaacgcacatacaatccttccaatagccatagttttcaccgttgaaaactggagctctattgtgagcccctttaggtctggaagccatctttccaataagtgtttcacgtagcacggaataaaccagagctcttgatgccacttgttagacgctaggcttaaggatctagagggagGTGAATAGATGCCTCAGAATTTTTCGGATTTATTTCAAACTTAGGCAAAAGCGTTTcggaatcgactcgcgtctattctgaACCACTATTGAAAGGATCAGGTATGTGTGTCATACTACCCCAAATTTCCCTCATTAGTGGCGAACGGTAAATTCTTAGTTTTATTAAActtgttaaattattttaattttagtattaGTGCATTTAGCTAGAAATTCATTTTTATTGATAAATTATATTTCAGTGAAAGTAGGGAtgcatatttttgtgataaaattgATTTAGGAGTATTTTCGTTTTGTTAGaatgatataatttataattaaaggGTTGATTAAATAAGGGGTAGACTATTCAAAATTTTGTCTACAAATATATATAGTTGACTCGGTGGTCAACTAATTATCAAGATATTTGGCTTtacctttttttatttcttttacaaACATATTTATGatatcataaatactattttgttattattaattaaatttattatataattaatatattaaatatttagaattagggtttttactttttcaattagtaaacaaaaaatccaaaaataaaagaaatattaattcaaaaaaaaaaaaagaaaagaaacggtTACTACCTTTTTCAATTAGTAAAAAAGTGCTAATTTAGAATAAAATtagttaaattttattattattaaattttattagtgGCCATTTTTAGTATTAATTATTAGCATAATTAGAATGTTTAATTTGTAAATAGTTActattataaaatcaaataaaaaaaagagtctacttttttatttattgctACTATTATTAAATTAgtatcatttattattattataattattaactattatttttaagcatttttttcttcattttgttACTAACCTTATTTCCgttttaaaaatcacaaaattacttttttaatttctgtttattattattattatagtttaaaagtatttattttgttattgaattttatatttttaattataattttactatTAGTCTTAAATCAGTGTTTTAGTGGTTATTAAAATTTCATATCTTTATGTTTTAGACAAAATATTAATTTAgattttattgttgttttatttagcAATTATTAGGCCTTTATTATTTAAGAAAAacgaatataaaatatatatatatatatatataaagtccaTTCTAGTTTTATTAGGCCTAAGTTTTAGTTATTGATACGTTAGACTTATTCCCAATTTTTTGGTAATGGTTAGTTATTAGGAATAGGATTTATGTAGGTTGAAAAGGGTCCTAGGGAAGTTGATTTCAAATAACCAAACGGCCTTTGTTCCGGGGAGAAATATTTCGGATGGTGTTTTGGTGGTGAATGAGGTGTTGGATTTGGCCAAAAGAAAGAAGAGGAGGTGTTTCGTTATGAAGGTGGATTTTGAGAAAGCTTATGATCGGTTAAGTTGGAATTTGTTGAGGTTTGTTCTTAAGAAAATGGGGTTCGGGGAAAGATGGTTAAGGTGGATGGAAGGATGTGTGTTTACTAGCTCTTTGTCCATTATCATTAATGGGAGTGTCACTAAGGAGTTTAATGTGGAAAAGGGCCTCCGCCAAGGTGATCCGTTGTCCCCGTTTTTGTTTGTCATAGCCGCGGAAGTTCTAACGGGCCTTATGAATAGAGCTACCTCGTTGGGTGATTTTAGAGGTTTTCTTTATAACGAAATTGATGCGTGTGGTATgcttcaattcgcggatgatacaATATTTATAGCGGAAGGAGATCTCGCGAATATTTGGACCATTAAGTCTATTCTTAGAGGATTTGAGATTATGTCGGGGGTGAGGGTTAATTAAAACAAGAGTAACATTTATGGAGTCAATGTGGGAGATTGGTTCATGGAAGCGGCTTCGAGTTTTCTTGCGTGTAAAGttggttttttgccttttaaatTTCTAGGCGTGAGGGTAGGAGATAGTCCTAGGAAATTATCGATGTGGAAGGATTTGCTATCTCATCTTAGAAGAAGGCTAGCGGTGTGGAAAGGAGTGAACCTTTCGATAGCGGGAAGAGTGAGCTTGATTAATTCTGTTTTAAATGCCATACCCATTTATTCGTTGTCCTTCTATAAAGCTCCTTCGAAGGTTCTCAACGAAATTCGGTCTATTCAAAGTTCCTTCCTTTGGAGTGGTAGAGAGGGTAGAAGAACTATCCATTGGGTTCGGTGGGAGACGGTTTGTAAAGGGAGAAACGAAGGAGGTTTGGGAGTGAAGAATGTTGAGGTGATGAATTTAGCGTTGTTGAGTAAATGGAAATGGAGAATCTTGACGGATGAGGATGCGGTTTGGCGTGGAATTCTTGCTTCTAGATACGGAGAGGTGAAGAGGAAAGTGTTGGTTGGGGATGTGTCTGTCATTGAGAAGACCGACTTGATTTGGTGGAGGGACTTGCTCATATCTGACAATTATATTTCCCTTTTAA contains:
- the LOC131604582 gene encoding secreted RxLR effector protein 78-like — its product is MKVDFEKAYDRLSWNLLRFVLKKMGFGERWLRWMEGCVFTSSLSIIINGSVTKEFNVEKGLRQGDPLSPFLFVIAAEVLTGLMNRATSLGDFRGFLYNEIDACGMLQFADDTIFIAEGDLANIWTIKSILRGFEIMSGVRVN